In Entomomonas moraniae, one DNA window encodes the following:
- a CDS encoding Na+/H+ antiporter, giving the protein MQSAYTVLSLLILVGISQLSCRLVPFIPVPILQICLGTIVAWPAFGLHVEFEPELFLMLFLPPLLFSDGWHVPKRDLWKYRWPILLLAVGLVVFTVVAAGYFIHFLIPAIPLPAAFALAAMLSPTDAVAVSAVTRGKLPTPLMRLLQGESLMNDASGLVTFQFAIAAAITGVFSLLDASVAFLIVALGGLAIGVIMSWLLGLLRSWMINRGWDDPATHVMFMLLLPFVAYVVAEHLHVSGILSAVAAGMMQSWVDLLPKQTSTRLLNRSVWGLLEFVFNGLIFVLLGLQLPSIIKKVLARTAPEQQLSTFLSELFVIFLIFFILVLLRYLWIQSNWFVMSRFRRLRKNVVDVPKTKHAALLLTFGGVRGAVTLAGTLSIPLFINAKLEIPFPERDTMIFIAVGVILLSLVTACILLPILLSNVEAEVDVSRKKELQDARRKTAEAAIHALEIEDLTNDPKISQDPALATMVAEVKARIMAEYREHLNAYDNTEEIQARVEENDKIEKTLRLRALRAQRLELYSLRRHRAIGDDTVKKVLDELDIQEASLGGVASSH; this is encoded by the coding sequence ATGCAGAGTGCTTATACGGTACTCAGTTTGTTGATATTAGTTGGAATTTCACAATTAAGTTGTCGCTTGGTTCCTTTTATTCCTGTCCCAATATTGCAAATATGTTTAGGTACTATTGTTGCTTGGCCTGCTTTTGGTCTGCATGTTGAGTTTGAACCTGAGCTTTTTTTGATGCTCTTTTTACCACCGCTCTTGTTTTCTGATGGTTGGCATGTACCGAAAAGGGATTTATGGAAGTACCGATGGCCTATTCTTCTATTAGCGGTTGGTTTGGTAGTTTTTACGGTAGTTGCTGCTGGTTATTTTATTCATTTCTTAATTCCAGCTATTCCACTGCCTGCAGCTTTTGCTTTAGCCGCTATGTTGTCTCCTACGGATGCGGTAGCTGTTTCTGCCGTCACAAGAGGTAAGCTCCCCACGCCATTGATGCGACTATTGCAAGGTGAGTCATTGATGAATGATGCATCAGGTCTGGTAACTTTCCAATTTGCAATAGCGGCGGCGATTACAGGAGTTTTTTCTTTATTAGATGCCAGTGTTGCTTTTCTGATTGTGGCTTTAGGTGGTTTAGCCATAGGCGTAATCATGAGTTGGCTTTTAGGGCTATTGCGCAGTTGGATGATTAATCGAGGTTGGGATGACCCTGCTACGCATGTTATGTTTATGCTTTTATTACCCTTTGTTGCCTATGTTGTGGCTGAGCATTTACATGTATCAGGTATTTTATCAGCTGTTGCAGCGGGGATGATGCAAAGTTGGGTTGATTTACTACCCAAACAAACATCAACAAGATTATTAAATCGAAGTGTTTGGGGGCTCTTAGAGTTCGTTTTTAATGGTTTGATTTTTGTTTTATTAGGACTCCAATTGCCTAGCATTATTAAAAAAGTATTAGCCAGAACAGCGCCAGAACAACAGCTTTCTACTTTTTTATCTGAGTTGTTTGTGATTTTCCTGATTTTCTTTATTCTTGTTCTCTTGCGTTATCTTTGGATTCAAAGTAACTGGTTTGTGATGAGTAGGTTTAGGCGTCTAAGGAAAAATGTAGTCGATGTACCTAAAACAAAACATGCTGCGCTATTATTAACATTTGGTGGGGTTCGCGGTGCGGTGACTTTAGCCGGTACTTTGTCTATCCCTTTATTTATTAATGCTAAATTAGAAATTCCTTTTCCTGAAAGGGATACCATGATATTTATTGCAGTCGGTGTGATTTTATTATCATTAGTGACTGCTTGTATTTTATTGCCTATACTTTTAAGTAATGTAGAGGCAGAAGTTGATGTGTCACGTAAAAAAGAATTGCAAGATGCTCGTCGTAAAACAGCAGAAGCAGCAATTCATGCCTTAGAAATAGAAGATCTAACCAATGATCCTAAAATTTCACAGGACCCTGCGTTGGCGACCATGGTGGCTGAAGTCAAGGCAAGAATCATGGCCGAGTATCGAGAGCATTTAAATGCGTATGATAATACGGAAGAAATACAAGCCCGTGTGGAAGAGAATGACAAAATAGAAAAAACTCTCCGCTTAAGGGCATTAAGAGCTCAGCGGCTTGAACTGTA
- the queC gene encoding 7-cyano-7-deazaguanine synthase QueC, producing MSIVSTKKAVILLSGGLDSATVLAIAKAEGYECYTISFDYGQRHRAEIIAAEQVSKKFGAVSHKVIRLGLDEIGGSALTDKTLDVPEALSEGIPITYVPARNTVFLSLALGLAEVLEAQDIFIGVNAIDYSGYPDCRPEFIEAFEKMANLATKLGVEGKPFHIQAPLQNLSKAQIIQKGIACGVDYALTVSCYQANDEGYACGKCDSCRLRAEGFRQAGVEDPTRYI from the coding sequence ATGTCTATTGTATCTACTAAAAAAGCCGTTATATTACTTTCAGGTGGGTTAGATTCCGCCACTGTTTTAGCGATAGCTAAAGCAGAGGGCTATGAATGTTATACCATTAGCTTTGACTATGGTCAACGCCACCGCGCAGAGATAATAGCGGCAGAACAAGTTTCTAAAAAGTTTGGGGCTGTCTCTCATAAAGTCATCAGGTTAGGGTTAGATGAGATCGGCGGTTCAGCGCTGACTGATAAAACACTTGATGTTCCAGAAGCGCTCTCTGAGGGGATTCCTATTACCTATGTCCCTGCTCGAAATACAGTTTTTTTATCGCTAGCTCTTGGTTTAGCTGAGGTGTTGGAGGCTCAAGATATTTTTATTGGCGTGAATGCAATAGACTACTCGGGATATCCTGATTGTCGCCCTGAGTTTATTGAGGCTTTTGAAAAAATGGCTAATTTAGCCACTAAGTTAGGTGTTGAGGGTAAGCCTTTTCATATTCAAGCGCCACTACAAAACTTATCAAAAGCCCAAATTATCCAAAAAGGGATAGCTTGCGGTGTTGATTATGCACTGACCGTTTCTTGTTATCAGGCGAATGATGAAGGGTATGCCTGTGGCAAATGTGATAGTTGTCGTTTAAGAGCTGAAGGTTTTAGACAAGCAGGAGTTGAGGACCCAACCCGTTATATTTAA
- the pal gene encoding peptidoglycan-associated lipoprotein Pal, with protein MKITKLAICALIMAFVVGCSSNKSSDSSSETDGNSGYGSSDNNGAGVGVGVGNGDLNGFNGMSAEEVAALRAITTFYFNYDSSDIQPDSMRALDVHAHDLMQNGKHIVLQGNTDERGTREYNMALGERRGNAVKNYLTMQGVSPSQIEVVSYGKERPAVSGHDEAAWAKNRRVELVFQ; from the coding sequence ATGAAAATTACTAAACTGGCTATTTGTGCATTGATAATGGCTTTTGTTGTAGGGTGTAGTTCTAATAAGTCGAGTGATTCTTCCAGTGAAACGGATGGTAATTCAGGATATGGTTCTTCTGATAATAATGGGGCGGGAGTTGGTGTCGGCGTTGGTAATGGTGATCTAAACGGTTTTAATGGCATGAGTGCTGAAGAAGTTGCCGCATTACGTGCGATTACTACTTTCTATTTTAATTATGACAGCTCTGATATCCAACCGGATTCTATGCGTGCGCTTGATGTTCATGCACATGATTTAATGCAAAATGGTAAGCACATTGTTTTACAAGGTAATACCGACGAACGTGGTACACGTGAATACAATATGGCTTTAGGTGAGCGTCGTGGTAATGCAGTTAAGAATTACTTAACAATGCAAGGTGTTTCTCCTTCACAAATCGAAGTCGTTTCTTATGGTAAAGAGCGTCCTGCGGTTAGTGGCCATGATGAAGCAGCATGGGCAAAAAATCGTCGTGTAGAATTAGTATTTCAATAA
- a CDS encoding TonB family protein has product MAKHLTSYKSYTIPIVLAITIEGLVLLVLFYNWSNKPDTKPTKKPIVATLYDSKPKDTVVPPEKKVPPEKKVPPEKKVPPEKKVPPERKVPPERKVPPERKVPPEKKVPPEKKVPPEKKMLPEKNVSPEENKSSKDQDKLLDELLGGNVAPPSSGQLSNQIVGQIDDLVRQRIQENWIELGNPLSGSQVELLIEMTPNGTITNVSVNRGSGNIAFDNSAVTAAKNVGKIPEVQKLDTNTYNQLYRKRAFIFTAKGL; this is encoded by the coding sequence GTGGCTAAACATTTAACGTCATATAAAAGTTATACTATTCCTATCGTGTTAGCAATAACTATCGAGGGCTTGGTGTTGCTAGTATTATTTTACAACTGGTCGAATAAACCGGACACTAAGCCAACTAAGAAGCCAATAGTTGCTACACTTTATGACTCAAAGCCAAAAGATACAGTAGTACCTCCAGAGAAGAAAGTACCTCCAGAGAAGAAAGTACCTCCAGAGAAGAAAGTGCCTCCAGAGAAGAAAGTGCCTCCAGAGAGGAAAGTACCTCCAGAGAGGAAAGTACCTCCAGAGAGGAAAGTACCTCCAGAGAAGAAAGTACCTCCAGAGAAGAAAGTGCCTCCAGAGAAGAAAATGCTTCCAGAGAAGAATGTATCTCCTGAAGAGAATAAATCTTCAAAGGATCAAGATAAACTGTTAGATGAGTTATTGGGTGGTAATGTAGCTCCTCCTTCTAGTGGTCAATTAAGCAATCAAATTGTGGGGCAGATAGATGATTTAGTTAGGCAACGAATACAGGAGAATTGGATAGAGTTAGGTAATCCTTTATCGGGTTCTCAGGTAGAGTTATTAATTGAGATGACACCTAATGGTACAATTACGAATGTATCGGTGAACCGTGGTAGTGGTAATATAGCTTTTGATAATTCGGCAGTTACAGCAGCAAAAAATGTCGGTAAAATACCGGAAGTACAAAAATTAGATACCAATACATATAATCAGCTTTATCGAAAAAGAGCGTTTATTTTTACAGCAAAGGGTTTATGA
- the queE gene encoding 7-carboxy-7-deazaguanine synthase QueE — protein MKLRITEVFYSLQGESRTIGLPTVFIRLTGCPLRCQYCDTTYAFKGGEIMALEAIMAKVASYNPRHVCVTGGEPLAQPDCIPLLVELCDKGYEVSLETSGALDISKTDTRVSRVVDFKTPDSQEMNRNLYENVDFLTKNDQVKFVICSKNDYDWAKTKLIQYNLTERVNEIIFSPSYQQVKAQALADWIVADNLPVRFQLQLHKILWNDEPGH, from the coding sequence ATGAAGTTACGTATAACAGAAGTTTTTTACTCGTTACAGGGTGAATCGCGAACTATTGGACTTCCAACGGTTTTTATTCGTTTAACGGGGTGTCCACTGCGGTGTCAGTATTGTGATACTACCTATGCTTTTAAAGGTGGTGAAATCATGGCTTTGGAAGCAATTATGGCGAAGGTTGCCTCATATAATCCACGTCATGTTTGTGTAACAGGTGGTGAGCCATTAGCTCAGCCAGATTGTATTCCCTTACTCGTTGAGTTATGTGATAAGGGTTATGAAGTATCGTTAGAGACCAGTGGTGCACTTGATATTTCTAAAACAGATACGCGTGTTAGTCGAGTTGTTGATTTTAAGACGCCTGATTCACAAGAAATGAATCGGAACTTATACGAAAATGTTGATTTTTTGACTAAAAATGATCAGGTCAAATTTGTGATTTGTTCGAAAAATGATTATGACTGGGCAAAAACAAAGTTGATTCAATATAATTTAACTGAACGAGTGAATGAAATCATTTTCTCACCCAGTTATCAACAAGTGAAAGCTCAAGCATTAGCTGATTGGATTGTAGCTGATAATTTACCTGTACGTTTTCAGTTACAGCTACATAAAATTCTTTGGAATGATGAACCGGGTCATTAA
- the ybgF gene encoding tol-pal system protein YbgF, translating to MKVKFLQLAVFAVCSLSLITLGQTVGQGNANSSLSGQAQVFMQLQDMQNQINQLRGTVEEQQLLIKQLQKESLDRYQELDKRLSNTSTQTPVNNTASGGTNNAIDANASLTPPAGTTKATTPADPEQEKLYYDASFSLIQKKDYPKAEQAFTAFLNKFPNSQYAGNAQYWLAEVNLAQDKQQEASINFNKVIQQYPNHNKVPDAMYKLATVQNQLGNKAKAKELLTQLTTKYPSSSAATLAKRMLQTLK from the coding sequence ATGAAAGTGAAGTTTTTGCAGTTAGCTGTATTTGCAGTATGTAGCTTATCGTTAATAACGTTAGGGCAGACAGTAGGGCAGGGAAATGCTAATTCTTCTCTTTCAGGTCAAGCGCAAGTGTTTATGCAGCTGCAGGACATGCAGAATCAAATTAATCAGTTGCGTGGTACCGTTGAAGAACAGCAGTTACTAATTAAGCAATTACAAAAAGAAAGTTTAGACCGTTATCAGGAATTAGATAAGCGCTTGTCGAACACGAGTACCCAAACGCCTGTAAATAATACAGCGAGCGGTGGTACTAATAATGCAATTGATGCTAATGCTTCTTTGACTCCTCCAGCAGGTACTACAAAAGCAACGACACCTGCCGATCCAGAGCAAGAAAAGCTGTATTATGATGCTTCATTTAGTTTAATTCAGAAAAAGGACTATCCTAAAGCAGAGCAAGCGTTTACTGCTTTTTTAAATAAATTTCCTAATAGTCAATACGCTGGTAATGCCCAGTATTGGTTGGCGGAAGTTAATTTAGCTCAAGATAAACAACAAGAAGCCAGTATTAATTTTAATAAAGTAATTCAACAATACCCTAACCATAATAAAGTGCCTGATGCAATGTATAAGCTTGCAACAGTGCAAAATCAGTTAGGCAATAAAGCGAAAGCTAAAGAATTACTCACGCAGCTAACAACTAAGTATCCAAGTAGTTCTGCGGCTACATTGGCTAAGCGTATGCTACAAACATTAAAGTAG
- the tolB gene encoding Tol-Pal system beta propeller repeat protein TolB — protein MKKFIHIIILYMASFISIAYAADAIVIDGGSNKAISIAIVPFGGDTTQPDIATIIGKDLYNSGIFEPLPRQNMLSTPHNPTEVSFRDWSAVNAQFLLIGNIASVGGKLQVKYYLYNVASQQQVLNGSVSGAPNKIRGLAHYVSDQVFEKLTAIKGAFSTKLLYVSESGNNTNYALKMADYDGANPVTLLTSKEPILSPRFSPDNKKVLYVSFESKRPRIYVQDIATGTREQLTNYTGLNSAPAWSPDGKTIAFVLSKDGNPELYTMRLDSKLVHRLTNNNAIDTEPVWNKNGNSIYFTSDRSGAPQIYKINVASGSTERVSTTGNYNANPKLSADDGMLVMVHRQDGYRNFVIAAQNLVTNRVTILSNTNLDDSPTIAPNGTMVIYATRQQGKGALMLASINGRVHTELPVDDGDVREPSWSSFAR, from the coding sequence GTGAAAAAGTTTATTCACATAATTATTTTATACATGGCATCTTTTATAAGTATTGCTTATGCTGCTGATGCAATTGTGATTGATGGTGGTAGCAATAAGGCCATATCGATTGCTATTGTTCCATTTGGGGGTGATACAACACAACCTGATATTGCAACTATTATAGGCAAAGATTTATATAATTCAGGTATTTTTGAGCCATTACCACGCCAGAATATGCTCAGTACGCCTCATAATCCAACAGAGGTTTCTTTTAGGGATTGGAGTGCTGTTAATGCACAGTTTTTATTAATTGGTAATATCGCTTCTGTTGGCGGAAAACTACAAGTTAAATATTACTTATACAATGTGGCTTCTCAGCAGCAGGTATTGAATGGTTCCGTCTCAGGTGCTCCTAATAAGATCAGAGGGTTGGCTCATTATGTGTCTGATCAGGTCTTTGAAAAGCTAACAGCTATTAAAGGGGCTTTTTCGACTAAACTACTGTATGTGAGTGAGTCAGGTAATAATACGAATTACGCTTTAAAAATGGCAGACTATGATGGTGCAAATCCTGTTACTTTATTGACTTCAAAAGAGCCTATTTTATCGCCTCGTTTTTCTCCAGATAATAAAAAAGTGCTGTATGTTTCTTTTGAAAGTAAGCGCCCCCGTATTTATGTACAAGATATTGCAACGGGTACACGTGAACAGCTCACTAATTACACCGGTTTAAATAGTGCTCCTGCCTGGTCACCTGATGGCAAAACCATTGCCTTTGTTCTATCAAAAGATGGTAACCCAGAACTTTATACTATGCGCCTAGACAGCAAATTGGTGCACCGTTTGACCAATAATAACGCGATTGATACCGAGCCTGTTTGGAATAAAAATGGTAATAGCATTTACTTTACTTCTGACCGTTCAGGTGCGCCACAAATTTATAAGATTAATGTGGCATCAGGGAGCACCGAGCGTGTATCTACAACGGGGAATTATAATGCAAACCCCAAGTTATCAGCAGATGATGGCATGTTAGTGATGGTACACCGTCAAGATGGATATCGTAACTTTGTGATTGCAGCACAAAATTTAGTGACAAATAGAGTTACTATTTTATCCAATACAAATTTAGATGATTCCCCCACTATTGCTCCTAATGGAACAATGGTAATCTATGCTACGCGTCAGCAAGGTAAAGGGGCTTTGATGTTAGCTTCTATTAATGGGCGAGTTCATACCGAGTTGCCTGTTGATGATGGGGATGTCCGTGAGCCTTCATGGTCATCTTTTGCTAGGTAG